A single genomic interval of Lewinellaceae bacterium harbors:
- a CDS encoding phosphoenolpyruvate synthase — MKLTQNIFLSLLLLALPAILLAQKLDNERLKKIVATYKADLRGPYKDIRWFCKDGSVLPPKEKCPQPGGVQRARYKDEVAALGKEYHLYLGQILSTTAREDFWDAANYNSRIKQYQLGKYLQAVDDGWILRKAQFYRGAFQVEDEENWGKDFLQWLLAQDKVAEQQFFFIRQAAKDVPHEGDNNRAQLIRALSKEISDAYPAFLDLRVKIHGQPEASDIPKVRSFRSQHRSKLSPELLKKMDGLIREMELAYAPADLQSLNKYVQQLPKESALRGQLSAFVQEYPKLGLPSERAAASSAALWSIREQFQEGNNGRARLALLDISIALEDILFKEATAWQPQTANEMLEKISSLSRAAAGAGFVEKWEWEKVAGAIMAPPRKEASLKELNRYLEDSRRIVEWGTGMVRAVYGDVVNLYSGFEPQAYGFLDDRIRSSALLPLGQSVGQLGDFIARQANLSNQAMGIPNQSNLRGLNPGYALGELVVVDEVPEDVSVDKDKIYVFNRPPSDLKPVAGIATVSEGNMVSHVQLLARNLGIPNAVLSAQNLESLRPFSGRKVFYAVSQKGTVIMKPESEMTEEEKQLFAVRARNENRISVPADKIELGQRSIIDLRQVKASDSGKLCGPKAANLGQLKQMFPDQVVEGLVIPFGIFRSHLDQPMPGRDVSYWDFLNGVFRQAAARREAGATDEAVESFLLQELETLRLAIKNIPLQPEFVAEMQQCFMDTFGKKMGAVPVFLRSDTNMEDLKEFTGAGLNLTLFNVVDAEKILQGIKDVWASPYTERSYKWRQRYLLNPENVFPSILIIPSVDVEYSGVMITKGVTTGGDDDVTIAFSRGAGGAVDGQAAESYLLHSDGENQLLAPAREPFFNRLPDSGGTRREVATFEAPILSSSNLKALRGLAAEVRKVLPTAPGIETDGPFDVELGFKDNKIWLFQVRPFVENKRAASSAYLDSITPQIPEDKMVSLSASIKG, encoded by the coding sequence ATGAAGCTGACACAAAATATATTCCTGTCATTGCTGCTGCTTGCCCTGCCCGCCATCCTGCTTGCCCAAAAGCTGGATAACGAGCGGCTGAAAAAAATAGTGGCCACCTACAAGGCCGACCTGCGGGGCCCGTATAAAGACATCCGCTGGTTCTGCAAAGACGGTTCAGTGCTGCCCCCCAAGGAGAAATGCCCGCAGCCGGGTGGGGTGCAACGGGCCCGCTATAAAGACGAAGTGGCCGCCCTGGGCAAGGAATACCACCTTTACCTCGGGCAGATTCTTTCCACTACGGCCCGGGAAGATTTCTGGGACGCAGCCAATTATAACTCCCGGATCAAACAGTACCAACTAGGCAAGTACCTGCAGGCGGTGGATGATGGATGGATTTTGCGCAAAGCGCAATTCTACCGGGGCGCCTTTCAGGTGGAAGACGAAGAGAACTGGGGCAAAGATTTCCTGCAGTGGCTGCTGGCCCAGGATAAGGTGGCGGAACAACAGTTCTTCTTTATCCGCCAGGCCGCCAAAGATGTGCCCCACGAAGGAGACAACAACCGCGCCCAGCTCATCCGGGCGCTGTCCAAAGAGATATCCGACGCCTATCCGGCTTTTCTGGACCTCCGCGTGAAAATCCACGGGCAGCCGGAGGCCTCCGATATCCCCAAAGTGAGGAGCTTCCGGAGCCAGCATCGCAGCAAACTCAGCCCGGAGCTGCTCAAAAAGATGGACGGCCTGATCCGGGAAATGGAATTGGCCTACGCGCCGGCCGATCTCCAATCGCTGAACAAGTACGTTCAACAGCTGCCTAAAGAGAGCGCCCTGCGAGGCCAGCTCAGCGCTTTTGTCCAGGAATACCCTAAGCTGGGGCTGCCATCAGAACGCGCCGCCGCTTCCTCCGCCGCTTTGTGGAGCATCCGCGAGCAGTTTCAGGAAGGGAATAACGGCCGGGCGCGCCTGGCCCTGCTCGATATCTCCATTGCGCTGGAAGACATTCTGTTTAAGGAAGCCACCGCCTGGCAGCCCCAAACTGCCAATGAAATGCTGGAAAAAATAAGCTCCCTGTCCAGAGCCGCCGCCGGCGCCGGCTTTGTAGAAAAGTGGGAATGGGAGAAGGTCGCCGGCGCCATCATGGCGCCTCCCCGCAAGGAGGCTTCCCTGAAAGAGCTGAACCGGTACCTGGAAGACTCCCGCCGGATCGTAGAGTGGGGCACGGGCATGGTCCGCGCCGTTTATGGCGATGTGGTCAACCTCTACAGCGGCTTTGAACCTCAGGCCTACGGCTTTCTCGACGACCGCATCCGCTCTTCGGCCCTGCTGCCGCTGGGGCAAAGCGTGGGCCAACTGGGCGATTTCATCGCCCGGCAGGCCAACCTGTCCAACCAGGCCATGGGCATTCCCAACCAAAGCAACCTGCGGGGGCTGAACCCCGGCTACGCCCTGGGCGAGCTGGTAGTGGTAGATGAAGTGCCGGAAGACGTTTCGGTAGATAAAGACAAGATTTATGTCTTCAACCGGCCGCCGTCCGACCTCAAGCCGGTGGCGGGCATCGCCACGGTATCCGAGGGCAATATGGTGTCGCACGTCCAGCTCCTGGCGCGCAACCTGGGCATTCCCAATGCCGTGCTTTCCGCTCAAAACCTGGAAAGCCTGCGGCCCTTCTCCGGCCGGAAGGTATTCTACGCCGTCTCGCAAAAGGGGACGGTCATCATGAAACCAGAGAGCGAGATGACGGAGGAAGAAAAGCAGCTGTTCGCGGTTCGCGCCCGGAATGAAAACCGCATCAGCGTGCCGGCCGACAAGATCGAGCTGGGGCAACGGTCCATCATCGATCTTCGCCAGGTGAAGGCTTCCGACTCGGGCAAGCTGTGCGGGCCCAAGGCCGCCAACCTGGGGCAGCTGAAGCAGATGTTCCCGGATCAGGTGGTGGAAGGGCTGGTCATTCCGTTCGGCATCTTCCGCAGCCACCTCGACCAGCCTATGCCGGGCAGGGATGTTTCTTACTGGGATTTTCTCAACGGCGTTTTCCGCCAGGCGGCGGCCAGGCGCGAAGCGGGGGCTACGGATGAGGCCGTGGAAAGCTTCCTGCTCCAGGAACTGGAAACCCTGCGCCTGGCCATTAAAAACATCCCGCTCCAACCGGAATTCGTCGCCGAAATGCAGCAGTGTTTTATGGATACTTTTGGCAAAAAGATGGGCGCTGTTCCGGTGTTCCTGCGCAGCGACACCAACATGGAAGACCTCAAGGAGTTTACCGGCGCCGGCCTGAACCTCACCCTGTTTAATGTGGTGGACGCAGAAAAAATCCTTCAGGGCATAAAAGACGTGTGGGCCTCGCCCTACACCGAGCGCAGCTACAAATGGCGGCAGCGCTACCTGCTCAACCCGGAAAACGTCTTCCCTTCCATACTGATTATTCCCAGCGTGGATGTGGAATACTCCGGAGTAATGATCACCAAGGGCGTGACTACCGGAGGCGACGATGACGTTACCATAGCCTTCAGCCGGGGCGCCGGCGGGGCGGTGGACGGCCAGGCCGCCGAATCCTACCTCCTCCACAGCGATGGCGAGAACCAGCTACTGGCGCCGGCCCGCGAACCCTTCTTCAACCGGCTGCCGGACAGCGGCGGCACCCGGCGGGAGGTGGCTACCTTTGAGGCGCCCATCCTCAGCTCCTCCAACCTGAAGGCGCTGCGCGGCCTGGCGGCTGAAGTGCGGAAAGTGCTGCCCACCGCCCCCGGCATCGAAACCGACGGCCCGTTCGACGTCGAACTGGGATTCAAAGACAATAAAATCTGGCTCTTCCAGGTGCGCCCCTTCGTGGAGAACAAACGGGCGGCCTCTTCCGCCTACCTGGACTCGATCACCCCACAGATACCGGAAGACAAAATGGTTTCATTATCTGCATCCATAAAAGGTTAA
- a CDS encoding mechanosensitive ion channel, protein MINRFVRRFLLGSVISLAAPVSLMAQEQPSESWPNFIEGLKNLIPGTLDDPLLDKLKENPGLLIEALIALPVVLGGTYLITQALKWLITQAANRSNRHRVRWLRAYPILRLVIWLLAFGFLMQLLMREHWGILLLALFIVVGFSLKDGLKDLLGGIWLTFERPFSVGDRIIAGGYYGEVKDIGLRATTINTLDDSMVSIPNSFILGSSISNANSGENNCMVVTSLWLPIAVDVAKVRKIAYEAVISSPYLNLDKPVTVLVIDHFRDRLATVVEVKAYVLDSQYQKLFESDVTEAAKQVFCREGVYRGVVD, encoded by the coding sequence ATGATTAATAGGTTTGTTCGCCGATTCCTTCTGGGAAGCGTTATTTCGTTGGCGGCCCCCGTTTCTCTGATGGCTCAGGAGCAACCCTCCGAGAGCTGGCCCAATTTTATTGAAGGGCTGAAAAACCTCATCCCGGGTACTTTGGATGATCCCCTCCTGGATAAGCTCAAAGAAAACCCCGGCCTGCTGATTGAAGCGTTAATTGCCCTTCCTGTTGTGCTGGGCGGCACCTATCTGATCACGCAGGCCCTGAAATGGCTGATCACCCAGGCCGCCAACCGCAGCAACCGGCATCGGGTCCGATGGTTGCGGGCCTATCCCATCCTTAGGCTGGTTATTTGGCTGCTGGCCTTTGGCTTCCTGATGCAACTGCTGATGCGGGAACATTGGGGCATATTGCTGCTGGCCCTTTTTATCGTGGTTGGCTTTTCTTTAAAAGACGGCCTGAAAGACCTGCTGGGCGGCATCTGGCTCACTTTCGAACGCCCTTTCAGCGTCGGCGACCGCATCATCGCCGGGGGGTATTACGGGGAAGTGAAGGACATCGGCCTGCGCGCCACTACCATCAATACCCTGGATGATTCGATGGTGAGCATCCCCAATTCCTTCATCCTGGGCAGCTCCATTTCCAATGCCAATTCCGGCGAGAACAATTGCATGGTCGTCACCAGCCTGTGGCTGCCTATAGCGGTGGATGTGGCCAAAGTTCGCAAGATCGCTTACGAAGCAGTCATCAGTTCCCCCTATCTCAATCTGGACAAACCGGTGACCGTCCTGGTGATTGACCACTTCCGGGATCGGCTTGCCACCGTCGTGGAAGTCAAAGCTTACGTGTTGGACAGCCAGTACCAAAAGCTTTTCGAAAGCGATGTGACCGAGGCGGCCAAGCAGGTTTTTTGCCGGGAGGGGGTGTATAGGGGCGTGGTTGATTAG